DNA sequence from the Leopardus geoffroyi isolate Oge1 chromosome A3, O.geoffroyi_Oge1_pat1.0, whole genome shotgun sequence genome:
TCTGCAAATCACAAACCTGACTGGAATCTAGGATGGTCTGAGCTCTCAAAAAGAGTGAAGGAGTAAAACACCccaacaatccaattagaaaatgagcaaaagacagcAACAGCCATTTCACGGAAGAAGGTGTACATATGCAAaggaacacatgaaaatatattcaacatcattagccaggAGGGAGACGCAAATTACAACAATAATGAGGCAtgtgtcaggatggctaaaacaAATAGTGATGACACCAAATGCTAGCTAAGATCTAGAAGAACCGGacccctcatacattgctgacgGGGACACGAAACGGCAGGGCCGTCTTGGCAAACAGCTGCGCAGTGTCTTAAAAAACTAAACCGCTATACGTTCCACCAACTGCACTTCTGGGAACGGAAACTCACGTACACGCAAAAACCTATAGGGAACCGTCCACAGTGGCAGTTTGTTGCCATGGTACAGCGTCATGGCCAGTCACCCGAAGGAAGCCTGTGCCCTTGGTCTTCAACTGGCAGCTGCCGAAGACGTACCGGGGATAACGCATGACACGCAGTGCGGGCTGTGACCCTCCCCAAGTCCCTACCGTGACTTGCAAACAACTccaatgtccttcaacaggtcaATGCACCGTGCTACATCATACTGTGGAATGCTGCTCAGCAATCAAAACCAAGTGATTATTGATTTATACAACATCCTGGGTAGATCTCAATGGAATTACGCTGGGCAAAAAAGCTAATCTCAAAAGGTCACCCGTGACAGAAGTAGAGCCATGGAGACTAGATTAGTGGTTGTTAGGcgctggggagaagggaagtggCTGTGGCGTTCAAAAGGTAGTATGAGGAACGCTTGGGCTAGAACTCTTCTGTCTGTATCCTGACGGTAGCGGCCATCACACAAACTTCCACATCGGATAAAATCGCAGAGTAgtgaacacacactcacacgcacacacaacaTGGAGTACATGTGGAACTGGGGAAACGTGAGTAGGGTAGCCGGAGTCTATCCACGTCCCTTCCAGGCTGTGATATTGTACTAGTATGCACGATGTTGCCACTGGCAGAAACTAGGCAAAGGGCATAGAGGATCTCTGTtgttatttctttacttcttttttctttttttaaaggttttatttttaagcaatctccacacccaacatggggctcgaacccacgaccccaAGATCCATGTTTCAcgctcttccaactgaaccagctGGGCGCCCCAGGATCTCTGTATGATTTCTTCCAATTGCATGTAAATCTGTAATGatcttaaaaagtgttttttttttaaaagatataaaatttagaaCTGTCTATACAGCCATTAGTCACTAAACTTCATTTGGAactagtgaagaaaaaaaaaaaaattcttgcacTTTACCTCCTCCATCTGCAAAGCAGCCCACCCAGGTAAGACAGAATGCTAGCCACAGAGCTAATGTGACATTGTTCTCGAAGAAACACTTTCAAAAAGTAAAGACAAAcagataaaattcatataaaaaatatgttttatttaaaagccAACAAGcattatgaaaagatgctcaacgtcacttatcatcagggaaacaaaaaccaaaacctacaatgagatatcaccgcAAATGGATGGttcctactgaaaaaaaaaaaaaaaaaaaaaaaaaaaaaaaaaggaaaacaaatattcagatgttggcaaggaagcGGAGACACTGGAACCCTTGTAGGCCATTGGTGGGAATATCAAATGGTGtgaccactgtggaaaacacggtggaggttcctcaaaaaattaaaaatagaactcccatatgacccaacaatcccacttctgggtatacatgcaaaagaatcaaaaACATGGTTTTGAAGAGATGTTTGCACATATCATAAAGAATCCAAAGTATAATCTATGAGATATCTGCATACCCATAttcaaagcagcattattcataacagccaagagacggaagcaacccaagtgtccgaTGACGGAAGAATGAATTAATCAAGGATGTTGCATaaatacaatggactattattcagtgttaaaaaggaaggaaagtctaGTAATGATGAATAAccttgaggacgttatgctaagtgaaataaaccagtcatgAAAAGATCCATACTGTATAATCCCACTTATATGAAACATCTAGAACAGTCCAAATCATAGACACTGATAAAACGaaggttgccaggagctgggaggagaggaagtggggaaCCGACGGTTAATGGGTACAGTATTTCAGTTCTACAAGATGAGAAAGTCCTGGGAGTGGGTTGCACAACTATGTCAATACGCTGAACGCTACTAACTGCACACTTAGGAAAGGtgaaggtggggcgcctgggtggcttagtcgatgaagcgtctgacctcggctcagttttgatcttgcggttcgtgggttcgagccccacatcaggctctgtgctgacagctcagagcctggagcctgctttggtttctgtgtctccctctgtccgcctctgccctgctcacaccctctctctctctctctctcaaataaatatctaaaaaaatttacaaacccacatttttaatttaacccagtatattaaaaatatctcaaCATGTCATTCATATGAACACGgctgagatattttatattctttcttacGCACCATGAAGTTTTCAAACTCCAGTGTGAACTGACAGGAACAAGCACATCTCAATCGGGACTAGTTGCATCTTAAGTGCTCAGTACTCGGCTGTGGGAAGCTGTGGCTTCCCCACTGAGCCAGACCTCACCTGTCACCCCCACATAATAAACCTTATAGTTAGAGCcaaataactcaaaatatttgGCGGGGTAGGGGAGACACACAGGGTCTTTTTCCTGCTGCTAGACTTTTTTGAAATCTTATTTGTCTTCAGGTAGCTCTATGGAAAGGCTGATGGGCAAAACTCCAAACTCTGAACGTCTCCTGGGCATGTCCTCTTTGTCAGGCCCTCATTACGATCTGCAGGACATCTTGCCTCTCCTCGGAGGGCTCACAATCTGCCAGATAACTGCCAGGTGCAAGAGGACTAGGCACATCATGTGGAGGAATACCAAAAACACGATTAACCCCTACCTATGAATTCTGATGTTCCAGAGAATATAAGGGTTAAGTCATTTGACACCCGGAAGTTGTTAATTACGGAGCTTTCACCCTGTTCACAATATTCACTGGCACATCCTGACCTTTCTTAACTCTTACCTCCACCAGCAGTAACTACACCTTCAAAGTACAAACTTGTGCAGAAGAGAGTACACAATTTGTATTAAAAACGCACATGGCATATGCACGCTCACTAGCAAAGGCACTCAGAAACCCATACCTCTGTCAACGATTGTGAGCAGAATAATCGGTTATCCACTAAGAGCTCACTTGTGAAGTTAATTGACCCAGGATGTAAGGAGACTACAATTTGAttggtaaaagcaaaaaaaaaaaaaaaaaaaaaaaaaaaggaaagaagaaaaaagaaccctctctctctcctcatggaaaaatagagtattttttaaagacctcCAGAAACATCGGGGATATcgagaaaaataggaaagcatTTCTAGAATAAACATCTACTTGCTGCACATCCCAGACAAGAATAGACTTTCTCATCAGAACAAAGATGCAGGAGCAGAACTACCAGATCCGCTGCTTCCTTTCCCCACTCGCGGAGCAGAAACTATTTTGTGGGTGAAGGAGCAGGAGCCCCTGGCAGAGGAGAACCTCTCTATAACCTCACATTTGTGTTGCCCTGGGGACAACCAATCATAAAGActtctttgtgaaaaaaaaaaaaaaaatgcgtttTGCAATAAATTATCAAAAGCTTCATTGAAGATCTTAATGGACATGGTTGAGTAAGGAACACTAAACATGACTACAAAGAGAACAGAACCCAATTTTATCAACTCAGCAGATTTCAGGGGTCTTTAGGCACTGGACTATTAGAAGAATAACCATGAAAAAAAGTTATAGACTACAAAGGCTGTCAATTTTATTCTGCAGTTAATAAAACTCCTATCTAAGTCCTCTCCAGTCCCCcactcatcccccaccccagcaaaCAGGTCTCCCCAGAACTAAATCCTGAAAACTTACCTTGATGCACTAACTTCAGACAAACTCCTTATAACTTATCATTTACTCCTTGCATTAAACTCTCGGTTATCATGCCAATCTACTGGAATGTAGTTACTGCTATGAAATTACACCTCAGGATCCATGACTTGACTTCACAGGTATAAACATAACTTTCTTTAATAACTTAGACTGTGATCTCTAAAGCTTTACATCTGTCACCTGGAGTAACAGGACTTACCTTATAATCTCGCTAAACAGTATGTTACcatacatactaaaaaaaaaaaaaaaaaaacattatctcACCCACTATTTCTGGTTCACAAGGTAAGATAAACTCTATCTATGCATCAAGCCACCACCTGTAGAGGCGGATTCATAGGTCTGCAGGGAAAAACTATAAGGCTTCCAAAGGATCCTTAAAATACATAGGTTTTTAAAACTACACACCATTAAGCCCTATTCACTCATTCAGTGAGCATGAATGCTACAGGTTCATAAACTCACTTTCATGGGCAGAGAAACATTCCCAAGCACTGAGAACTTCTAAGTTTTAAATGAGTTCAGGACAGTAGTGAGAGAAATAAATAGCAGCAATAAAACTTCTAGCTCCTTTTCTTAAGGAGGGATCCTAATGAAGTAGATCTCAGTTTGTAGCGGGAGACACCTAGCCAATATGCATAGTTACCAATGTTTTTGCCGTCTCTGCTTGCCATTTCCCACGTGTGCCCAATCTGACAAGTGACCAACCTTCTGAGGCTCTAATTCTGTAACATGGGGACAGACCTGCATGGTTTCCCCATCTGAAGATTAGGAGGCACAGCCCCATTCTATCTGTAAATGCAAATTTGCCATTGTGTTCCAGCAATCGGATGTCTAGCCTGATGACTGTTTAGTTAGCTTCTGGCAAAAATGTGATCTACATTCTAACAGTCTGTATATACCGGATCCTTCAGGAATAATGCTGCTAACTTGCTTATATTTCATTAATCCAGGAAAGGCTAATCTGTCCAAATGGGAAGCAAGATTTTGGTGAATCCTTATCAAGACATGAACCTTTTCCATCAGTGGGGAAGAGTGACTTGAATCAACACAGACTTACTCCCTTACCAAGGTTGCCAGAAGCAAACATGCTCAAAGTCACATGCTGGGGGCTCAAGGGTCAAATCTAGCCTGCAGATGTTTTATCTGGCTTGCACAGTGCTTTCAAAGTTCTAAATTAATTGCCAATGTCTAAACATCAGGATATTTGGCATCAAAATCTACATTCCTGGGTTATCTTGCACTATACAATAGGAAAACAACTACTACTCTCAgaccacacacccacacagacacagTTGGGGGCAGTTCTAATGTAAAAAGCGCAAATGCTCCCTGATTTCCCATAGTTAGTTCCCACAAGGTCAGTTCCCTCTGTGATTATATGGTCAGGTTTTTCCTGGGCATTTATGTTTGCCACTCCTGGTTCAGACCCCAAAACACTGTTTAATCCCTGAAATAAAAACCCACAATCTAATCTTATTAGTGCTATACCTAAAACCTCTGAGCAAACAAAATTAGCCCAAAGAGAAATGTGAGTAGAAAACAAACCATTTCCATGGTTCTATGTTGGTACTGCCTTTGCAAACAAGGTCGGTTTTTTAAAGCGTCCTTGTTGAAAATGGTTAACTTGTCTCGTTTCCCTCCATACATTTAGCCATGTTTTTAAGCTATTTGCTGTAGCTGACTGAGTCCCCTTCAAGCACAGGGTCATTAATAAGTGAGTCTTAGTGGTTACAACAACACCTACACTTCAGTGAAGGCAGGGACAGGGATTCCGGCTTTACTGCTCAACAGGCAGATCCTGGGTGTATTTTACTCCTGCTACAAAACCTGATTTAAAATCAATGTTGGCTTGATGTCTTATTTGACACATCCTCCCCTCCTATCAAAACATGGAATAAATCAGTAAAAAGGTTTCTAAAAGGGGGTTTAATGTAAATGTTACACACAGCCTTTACACAGAGTCAAACACCCACACGTTAACTACCTCTTACCCGGGTATTGCTTACCCATTGCACTGAGATAATGGTTGAAGGCCTGGCAAGGAGGACTTGGGGTTTGTGTTGATTTGTCACAACTCATGGGTGCCGGGCTCCTGTCTGTGTCAAAAGAGAAATACCCACTGGAGGATCGAGACAGCAGGGAGGATCTTCTGACAAAGATGAAAAGCGGGGATCTGGTAGCAAAAGGCCCGGGGCTGGCTGGTGGGGCCAGCGGGCCCTGAGGGCTGCCTTGGGGGCAGCGGTCCCCTTCGCCTTCAGGATTACCTTGCTGCTCTGTCTGTAGAGAGGTAGGGGCCCCAGGCCTGAGCTGAGGAGGCCTCTCAGCAGGCTGCAATTGTCCACCTTCTCTGTCACACTCAGAACTTACATCTGAAGGTTGCTTTgccatttggtctttttttctgcaagtaaaataaaaactaagattaTCTTAAGCAAAACAGTAACTGTAACAAGTAACTAAATGTAGCTAACTTTCACGGACTCCTTCAACATTTCTAGAAGAGCGAATGCTTTAACGTTAAGTCGTCAGTTCGTATATTTTTCTGACACTCTTCCaggtaagaataaaaataacacctaAAATAACAAAAGTTATCTCTCTCTTTgcgaggtggggggaggggagagggtgggactAAACTTCCTGCCACCAAGCAAAATACAATTACATCGTCAACGTGTGACCGGTGCTCTAACGCACACGGATACGCACACAAGTTTTAGGAGAAGCAGCTCGTGTTAAGTCTAATCACACGTGCTCTTTGCTCAGGGCCGACTTGAAGAAGTCGGAAACTCCCAGCGGGCTCTGATTTCCCGGGATCAGATACCGCGCTGGAGCACAGGAGCGGGCGCAGATGCAGCGATTTGCAGGCGGCTGGCCGCGTTCCCCGCTCCGGCCCCATTGTTCTGCCGAAAGTGCTGAGGGCAGCAAGTCTGGGGAAGGTTTGGCAAGGGCCGTCAGTCGTAGTAAGTGCGTCACAATAGAGTTTGTAACTCCGAGCGAGCGCGGCTCGGCCCGGGTCGGGCGCTCCCCGCCCGCGGTCCCTCCCGCTCCCAGCCCGCGCGCCCCTCCTCCCGCAGGGGGTAGCGCGCCGCCCCGAACTCGACAGAACTTCTCCCGAATGCACCCACACTACGAGGTGCACACCtccaaatggggggggggggagtccccCAAAGCCGTCCCCGGGCGCCCCCTGCAAAGTCCCCAAGTAACTCTACACGCTAGGCGACACAGGAGCGCGCGCCTCCTTCACCCCATTGACCCTCCTCTGCGAAGGCAATCGGGCCGAAACTCACGTCCGCCCCTTCCCTTCCGAGCGTCGCGTCCGAGCCCGGGCCGCGCGGCGTCCTGCCCGCGCCCTTCGCCGACCCGGAGCCCCCTGACCGTCAGCACGAAGGTAGCGCGGGAGACAAAGCCTAGAACTCGCGTTCAGAGCCCCCGGGGCAGCGCAGACCCGACCACTGGCCGTCCACCCGCCGCCGCGCTCCGCCGGGCAGCCGAGGGCTCCGCGCGCCGCGCTTCTGGCCCGCGCtgccccggccgccgccgccgccgccgggaaCATCCTCCGCCTCCTCCCGCTCCTCCCCTCGCGCACTGCGCCCGCCGCCGCCGGCACCGCCGACCTCCCCGCGCCGCTGGCGCCGGGTGCCCGAGCTCCCAATTGGCTCGCGCGCGGTCGCTCTGCGCCGCAGCCAATAGCCGCCGCCGGCGGGGGCGGCGCCTACGGGTCAGGCCGCCAAAGGCGAGGCGATTGTTGACAAACTCGCCTCCGAAGGCGGCcccggctgcggcggcggcggtggcggcggcggcggcggtggcgggaGTCTCGGGGCCCGGAGCTGCCCAGGCTTCCCCAGCCCGCCCCCCGCCTCTGTGACCGTCCGGACGCCGCTCGAGCCTCCGCAGCTCCCGCCACCCCAAGCAGCCGGTCACCTGGAGACAAAGCAGGAGCCTCGCTCTCTCCACACCCGCAGGGCCGTTCTCAGCCCCTAGTCCTTGCTGCGGGCCGCCGACCCCGCCCAGGCCGGCTGGGCTGAAGACCCCAAAGGCCGCCCCCTCCCTAGCTGCAGCACCGACCCTCCTCCaacttcctccctttttctccccGTGCGCCGCGGACACGCTCCAAATCTAAGCGATCACCACGGCCACTGGCACGCATATCTGCGCGCACCCGTGGCCACTGCAGACAGCGAACGTATCCACACCCCCATTCCCAGCGTCCCGCGGGTCCTCCACtaccagcaccagcaccagcaccgAGTAACAGGCCTTCGAGGGCACCGCACCGCCAGCCAGCACTGCAAGTGAGTCGCGGTGCCCGGGTCTCTACGACAGTCCGGCCCCCGGATGCAGCAGGTTCTGCTGCTCGAGGCTCGTCCACTGCGTGGCCGCGGCAGTCGGAGGAAGCCCTCGGTCTCCCGCTGTCTATGGATGGTGCGGCTGGTATCGTCTGCAGCGCACTCGCAGACCGGGCAGGGCTCCCAGACACGTCCGAGAGAACGAACGCAGTAGCTGCCCTGAAACCTCGGCCTGAATGGGTACAAGGAAAAGCCGAGTCCCGTCAGTTAAATAACCACCTCAGTTCCGCAAATCCTCCGCAACGGGCCCAAGCACCCGAGAAAAGTCAAGGCTCCAGACCAGCTCGTACCGCGCAGCCGCTACTCGGGGGTCTCCGGGAGCCGGCCGCGAGGCTCTGGCCGGCTGCCGCAGCCCAGTGTCGTGGAGCGGGGCCCCAGCTCCCGGGACAGAGCGGAGAGCACGCGCTGCCTTCCCAACCGGCCCTGAGAAGCTTCACCACTCCCTCGCGCGGAATCCCGGCCCGAGCCGTACTTCGGCCAAGTGCCCGTAGCCTTTCCACGGATGACCCCTCACCAAACTGGACCTGCAGGGGAAGGGAACCCGACCCGCCTGATCGCCGCCTCCCGCCCAGCGACAAGTGGGACGGGTACGTGCATCTCTGCCTGCACGTGCTCGGGAAGGGAGCAGGAGGTGGAGCCGATCTGACTCCGGTGTTTGTGTTCCGTCGGCACCCGGCCCGCTCCCGGGGATTCGGAGGTATTTACCTTGCGTTTCTCAGTCCGAGAGTCAGAGTCAGACATTGGGGGGACGAGGGCCAGGGAAAGGGCGCCGAGGGGGTGGCGGCGGGAGCGGGGCGAAGCGAGCAGCCCGCGGCGATGCTGGCCGCAGTTGGGCTGGGGCGCGCAGGGCGACTTCAAGAATCCGGTGGCAGTGGTGGCGGCGGCGACGCGAGACGGAGCGCTCTTACAagatcagaacctggaggctgcgcGGAGCGAAGTGAAACCTGCACAGCCCTGCAGCTCGGCTCTGGCTGGTGGCCCCGCGCCCGCACCCAATCACTGTGAGCTCCGCCCCCGCTGGGTCCCGCCCCGGCGCGCGGGCTGgcaagccccgcccccgccgcgcaGCAGCCGCTGGCGCTTTCAGGCTCCGACAGGTAAAGGCGGGGGTGGCCCCGCCGGGTTCCCCTGCGCGCGCTGCCCGCCCTGCCCCCGCGGGGCGTGTTTACTGGAGCGACTAGGGCTGCCGGTGACTTGTGcgcacccatccccctccctccaaaGTGTACCCTTGCCTTTCCCCCATCCAGCAGAGGCCAAGACGTGCGCTTGGAACAGAGGGGGCGCTCCGGGCACGCAGAAGCGGGCTGGGCCGCTGCCGCCAGCCGAAGGCCTCAGGAGGCGCCCCCGAGCCCTTGGTGGGCTGCAGGaatttctctctcagcctctttgGGGCAGACGCGGGGACTGGGTTGACCCGAGAACACGCAGGTCCAAGATTGAGCAGAGGGTTTCAAAGCTTTCCTCACTCAGAGTCTGGGGTGCTGGGAGAGACCCCGATCTGCAGGGCTGCTCACCTTCCTCGCTCTCGCCTCACGTGATTGTCTTAGGCTCCCTCCTCTTGCCATCTGGCAGGGACACCTAGCCTGTCTCCCGCGCGGAACCTCCGATAAGAGGCAGAGCCCTTGGCGGGGCGAGTGGAGAAAGAGGCCAGGAGCTGATCCCCGGAGGCGTCTGTTCCGTAGCCCCGAAGCGAGAAGGGGCTGAGCGAAGAGCAGGTAaaatagggaaatgaaaaaagaactcgaaaaaaaaaaaatccttttaaggaaaaaaaaaaaaaaaaaaaggcccagaaGAATCTCGGCCTTCAGGTGGGAGAGAGGATGGTAACTCTGCTCGGGGAGTTAGGATCCTAGAGATCGGTGGGGCTCTGAGAGAGACGCCAGGGAGGCGCGGTGAGGCCAAGGAAGGCGGCGCGCATGGTGAGCGGTGTAGAGAGCGAAGtactcccccaccacacacacacaccccttttccCTGCGCACTCCTATCCCCTTCCTCCTTGGTGCCCGCGGCCCCACTCCCActcctgctggggtgggggggacggtaCACCTCTGGGTCCGCACCCCCATATCTGTTTTCCTAATGTGGGTTATGAGTTCTCACCGTTACCCCTCACCGCTAGGAGACAGCCAGGAGACAGCCGTGGCCGGGGAGTAGGGGCAAGGTCGGTCGGGAGATGAAACATCCTGCCACGGGGGAGACCCGGTTAGACGGAATAAAGAAACTCAATTTAAGGATAACCtaacctcccccccccgcccccccctccccccccccccccccagaacgaAGAAGGAAGCGTCCTCAGTTGCAGAGGAGCAAGTCAGCGAGGCGTTTGTCCCGCTGCTGGCCACCTCGGTCAGTTTTACGCTGCATAAGCAGACATGGAACGTCAGCGAGACAGCACAGCCCCTGGTTAAAGTCTTCTCAGCACATCCTCCCGCGAATGCTGAGCGAAGTGTGGGAGGCCAGGGGTTCCCGGATGGACTCAAGGACCCATGGCCGGTTCTGCCTCGGGATTTCGTCgcaagagggagagaacgagGGCGTGCACGCGGCGAAGTGGACGCAGAGGCCAGATGTCTACCCTGACCGTGGCTTGGAGCTGCTGCCTTCGACCTCAGGTGGCGGCCACGGGTGATCTCTGAGCCTTAGCCGCCCGGTGTAGTAGCACCCCGGGGAAAATAACAGAACTCCTGTGCCCTCTGGGAGCCCCAAACCCGACCTAGTGCTCCGAGCTCTCCGTGGGGTTGGGCGATGCAGACGGGGACAGGAAAAGAACCACGCAGAAGCCGTAGTGGTTGTCATCTGCTTCTGTGCAGCTCCGCCGCCCCCGCGTCGTCTGCTTTAGCGACCCTGTGAacactttaaaacaacaacaaaaaataaaacacacacgcacacacacaccaaaaaatcaAAGGCATCGGGGAAAGCAAATGGTTAAGCGCACTTATTTGGGACACGAAGAGGAGGTCGTCTCGGAGTCTGCTGTTCATGCAGCCCAGACTGTGCTGGGGAGCTTTGGCAGAACACCCCGCGCTCTTCCCGCCCTCTCCCACAGGGGCCGGAGGTCCTCTGGAAAGGGAAGGTGTGGGGAGAGCAGGTGGGCTCTCTGCTCCGGTCCGGTCCTGGATGTCGCCCTCGCAGACACAAGCAGAGCTATGCCCACTCCTGCCTCCGccaggagaggtggagagggagtAAGGAGGATGGCTTGGACTGAGAGAAAGGAGCAAGAATGAAGTGGGGCAATgatctgaaaaatgaaataggaaatc
Encoded proteins:
- the BCL2L11 gene encoding bcl-2-like protein 11 isoform X3, which encodes MFPAAAAAAGAARARSAARGALGCPAERGGGWTASGRVCAAPGALNASSRLCLPRYLRADGQGAPGRRRARAGRRAARARTRRSEGKGRTKKDQMAKQPSDVSSECDREGGQLQPAERPPQLRPGAPTSLQTEQQGNPEGEGDRCPQGSPQGPLAPPASPGPFATRSPLFIFVRRSSLLSRSSSGYFSFDTDRSPAPMSCDKSTQTPSPPCQAFNHYLSAMVCMVTYCLARL
- the BCL2L11 gene encoding bcl-2-like protein 11 isoform X7 is translated as MFPAAAAAAGAARARSAARGALGCPAERGGGWTASGRVCAAPGALNASSRLCLPRYLRADGQGAPGRRRARAGRRAARARTRRSEGKGRTKKDQMAKQPSDVSSECDREGGQLQPAERPPQLRPGAPTSLQTEQQDRSPAPMSCDKSTQTPSPPCQAFNHYLSAMGLFE
- the BCL2L11 gene encoding bcl-2-like protein 11 isoform X4: MFPAAAAAAGAARARSAARGALGCPAERGGGWTASGRVCAAPGALNASSRLCLPRYLRADGQGAPGRRRARAGRRAARARTRRSEGKGRTKKDQMAKQPSDVSSECDREGGQLQPAERPPQLRPGAPTSLQTEQQGNPEGEGDRCPQGSPQGPLAPPASPGPFATRSPLFIFVRRSSLLSRSSSGYFSFDTDRSPAPMSCDKSTQTPSPPCQAFNHYLSAMGLFE
- the BCL2L11 gene encoding bcl-2-like protein 11 isoform X2, producing the protein MFPAAAAAAGAARARSAARGALGCPAERGGGWTASGRVCAAPGALNASSRLCLPRYLRADGQGAPGRRRARAGRRAARARTRRSEGKGRTKKDQMAKQPSDVSSECDREGGQLQPAERPPQLRPGAPTSLQTEQQDRSPAPMSCDKSTQTPSPPCQAFNHYLSAMASMRQPQAVPADMRPEIWIAQELRRIGDEFNAYYPRRVFLNNYQAAEAQPQMIILRLLRYIVRLVWRLQ
- the BCL2L11 gene encoding bcl-2-like protein 11 isoform X1, whose product is MFPAAAAAAGAARARSAARGALGCPAERGGGWTASGRVCAAPGALNASSRLCLPRYLRADGQGAPGRRRARAGRRAARARTRRSEGKGRTKKDQMAKQPSDVSSECDREGGQLQPAERPPQLRPGAPTSLQTEQQGNPEGEGDRCPQGSPQGPLAPPASPGPFATRSPLFIFVRRSSLLSRSSSGYFSFDTDRSPAPMSCDKSTQTPSPPCQAFNHYLSAMASMRQPQAVPADMRPEIWIAQELRRIGDEFNAYYPRRVFLNNYQAAEAQPQMIILRLLRYIVRLVWRLQ
- the BCL2L11 gene encoding bcl-2-like protein 11 isoform X6 produces the protein MAKQPSDVSSECDREGGQLQPAERPPQLRPGAPTSLQTEQQGNPEGEGDRCPQGSPQGPLAPPASPGPFATRSPLFIFVRRSSLLSRSSSGYFSFDTDRSPAPMSCDKSTQTPSPPCQAFNHYLSAMASMRQPQAVPADMRPEIWIAQELRRIGDEFNAYYPRRVFLNNYQAAEAQPQMIILRLLRYIVRLVWRLQ
- the BCL2L11 gene encoding bcl-2-like protein 11 isoform X5, yielding MFPAAAAAAGAARARSAARGALGCPAERGGGWTASGRVCAAPGALNASSRLCLPRYLRADGQGAPGRRRARAGRRAARARTRRSEGKGRTKKDQMAKQPSDVSSECDREGGQLQPAERPPQLRPGAPTSLQTEQQASMRQPQAVPADMRPEIWIAQELRRIGDEFNAYYPRRVFLNNYQAAEAQPQMIILRLLRYIVRLVWRLQ
- the LOC123581140 gene encoding uncharacterized protein LOC123581140 isoform X1 translates to MDGAAGIVCSALADRAGLPDTSERTNAVAALKPRPEWVQGKAESRQLNNHLSSANPPQRAQAPEKSQGSRPARTAQPLLGGLREPAARLWPAAAAQCRGAGPQLPGQSGEHALPSQPALRSFTTPSRGIPARAVLRPSARSLSTDDPSPNWTCRGREPDPPDRRLPPSDKWDGYVHLCLHVLGKGAGGGADLTPVFVFRRHPARSRGFGAEAKTCAWNRGGAPGTQKRAGPLPPAEGLRRRPRALGGLQEFLSQPLWGRRGDWVDPRTRRSKIEQRVSKLSSLRVWGAGRDPDLQGCSPSSLSPHVIVLGSLLLPSGRDT
- the LOC123581140 gene encoding uncharacterized protein LOC123581140 isoform X3, translating into MDGAAGIVCSALADRAGLPDTSERTNAVAALKPRPEWVQGKAESRQLNNHLSSANPPQRAQAPEKSQGSRPARTAQPLLGGLREPAARLWPAAAAQCRGAGPQLPGQSGEHALPSQPALRSFTTPSRGIPARAVLRPSARSLSTDDPSPNWTCRGREPDPPDRRLPPSDKWDGYVHLCLHVLGKGAGGGADLTPVFVFRRHPARSRGFGGTPSLSPARNLR
- the LOC123581140 gene encoding uncharacterized protein LOC123581140 isoform X2; this translates as MDGAAGIVCSALADRAGLPDTSERTNAVAALKPRPEWVQGKAESRQLNNHLSSANPPQRAQAPEKSQGSRPARTAQPLLGGLREPAARLWPAAAAQCRGAGPQLPGQSGEHALPSQPALRSFTTPSRGIPARAVLRPSARSLSTDDPSPNWTCRGREPDPPDRRLPPSDKWDGYVHLCLHVLGKGAGGGADLTPVFVFRRHPARSRGFGGIYLAFLSPRVRVRHWGDEGQGKGAEGVAAGAGRSEQPAAMLAAVGLGRAGRLQESGGSGGGGDARRSALTRSEPGGCAERSETCTALQLGSGWWPRARTQSL